One segment of Ipomoea triloba cultivar NCNSP0323 chromosome 12, ASM357664v1 DNA contains the following:
- the LOC115999698 gene encoding F-box/kelch-repeat protein At3g27150 translates to MDERSYFRHWIRSSSKRMRVMAVVSDGSSNEVPQDADYPSLSYELESLILARFPRSEYWKLCFVNKRCLALLRTGELFKIRREIGFKEPSVFMLASGESSWWSFDGEFRCRRKLPVLPSDFCFTSGDKESLCAGTHLLVSGKEIDGLVVWRYELATNEWFKGPCMENPRCLFASATCGNSAFVAGGVGMAANSPVYDTAEKYNPENRSWEPLPRMKTRRKMCSGCYMDNRFYVIGGRNDQGELTCGEFFDEARNRWEVIPDMLKDDPVRTCHSPPLVAVVNNELYSLEASTNQLKVYLKKSNTWKHLGAVPVRADFNRGWGVAFKSLGNELLVIGASSVSYSGNCMAIYTCCPNPDASQLQWRPLDGGRNQLSHFILNCSVMVA, encoded by the coding sequence ATGGATGAGAGATCTTATTTTAGGCATTGGATTAGAAGTTCATCCAAAAGGATGAGGGTTATGGCAGTAGTGAGTGATGGCTCATCTAATGAAGTGCCTCAGGATGCAGATTATCCCTCGCTCAGCTATGAGCTCGAGAGTCTTATATTGGCAAGGTTCCCCAGGTCGGAGTATTGGAAGCTATGTTTTGTGAACAAGAGGTGTTTAGCCCTTTTGAGGACTGGGGAGCTGTTCAAGATCAGGAGAGAGATTGGTTTCAAAGAACCCTCTGTGTTTATGCTGGCAAGTGGAGAGAGTAGTTGGTGGTCGTTTGATGGAGAGTTTAGGTGTAGGAGGAAGCTCCCGGTGTTGCCATCCGATTTTTGTTTCACGTCGGGGGATAAAGAATCACTTTGTGCAGGGACTCATCTCCTCGTTTCGGGCAAGGAGATTGATGGACTAGTTGTATGGAGGTATGAATTAGCCACGAACGAATGGTTCAAAGGCCCTTGTATGGAGAACCCGAGATGCCTGTTTGCATCTGCAACTTGTGGGAATTCCGCCTTTGTGGCTGGTGGAGTCGGGATGGCTGCAAACAGCCCAGTCTACGACACCGCTGAGAAATACAACCCCGAGAACAGGTCGTGGGAGCCTCTCCCGAGGATGAAGACGAGGCGAAAGATGTGTTCGGGCTGCTACATGGACAACCGGTTCTACGTGATCGGGGGGCGAAACGACCAAGGGGAACTCACGTGCGGAGAGTTCTTCGACGAGGCTAGGAACAGATGGGAGGTGATACCCGACATGCTGAAAGACGACCCGGTTAGGACGTGCCACTCTCCGCCCCTCGTTGCAGTGGTGAATAATGAGCTCTACTCACTCGAAGCCTCCACCAACCAGCTGAAAGTGTATCTGAAAAAGAGCAATACATGGAAGCATTTGGGGGCAGTTCCTGTTAGGGCTGATTTCAACAGAGGGTGGGGAGTGGCATTCAAGTCTCTGGGAAATGAACTTCTAGTGATAGGAGCTTCTTCAGTGTCATATTCTGGGAATTGCATGGCCATATACACCTGCTGTCCAAATCCAGATGCCTCTCAACTGCAGTGGAGGCCTCTTGATGGTGGCAGAAACCAACTCAGCcacttcattttaaattgttcTGTTATGGTTGCATGA